TTCACTAACAGAATTACACCTCTTAAGTACATTTACTGACAGGCAtaacacagaaggaaacaaaggtgTCATTTAACTCTACATACATCATGTAGTCCAACAACAGCTGGTAAACTGCCCATGAAAGACTAGTTGGAGATCTACAATGTGAAGAATTATTATTAGCTTCCTTGAAATTAAGTGCAGCTATTTGTCATTAACGTAGGTGGAGATTTCCACAGGCACAGATAGCAATTAGGTATGCAACTGCCATTTAATTATGGGGgacatttaaaaagttatttctgtcatttttccaATAGAGACATGTTAAACAACCACTGAAGCCTTCTTCAAAAGCCTTCCCACACCTAAAACTAAACGACACCTGAAAAACTGGCTCAAGAACATTCTGCGTGAGCACAGAACTAGACCAAAGGTGTTAGATGTTGCTCCTACTTCATCTCTCAGCAGCTTGTGCTCTCCTTAGTCTGCTTTCTGACTGCTTCTCTGAGAAGTATGCTCATCAACAATGCAGCCTCACTTGCTAATAGCAATTTGGAGACGCACATGGCTTCTAATTATGATGTGGAAAGAATTAAATATCGTGCttaatgaagaaatgttttaattaactATTAAGCGCAGTACATATGTGCCAAAATTAGAAGTATTTAAGCAGTAAGGATGTGAACAAACTATGATAAAGATTTTGCAAGTTACCTTGGAAACCACTTTGCATGCTCAATCCATGGATCATCTCCAGATTCCCAGCACCTTAACCCACCATCACAGCAAAAACACTTGACATCATCGTTGcggcctttaaaaaaaaaaaaaagacaaaatatctaGCAAACATTCACACAACTTACTTTAAATTAAATGCTgacatagcaataggaataAAACCAGAGACATCAGTTTTTCTTACCTACATAATAAAAGCCGGCATCTGCAAGCTGTTCAGGCTGAACTGGAATTCTCGTTGGCCAATTTATGAATGTTTTAACACGAGCTTCATGGGTTTGCATGCTCACATTTGAAACATTGAAACTTGGCTGGTCTCGGGTAAGGTTTTCCACAAAAGGGCAGTTAGGAAAGTGTCTTCGATGCTCTGATATAGCATTATCTTTTGGTTCCCAGTTACTCAACTGACCGCCACAGGTGAAACAAGCAACTTTGTCTGCCATCCCCAAGTAATAAAGTCCAGCCTTTGCCAGATCAGTGGGCGAGAGAAACGTCAGCGGCCATGAGTGAAAAGTGCGCAGTCTAGCATCTTCTGTACTCATAGAAGGATTGTGAAGTTTAGGTCTTAAGAATGAAAGGTCTTCAACTGCCCTAGTAGTTATTGGGTCTtgaggaaaactggaaaaagagcCACTGAAATATCCAACTTGTTCTAAACTTGGAGAAAGCGTTATGGAATGTAGAGATGGTGAGAGACTGTTTGCAACCAGAGGTGAAAAGGCAGAACAAGAGGACAGTCCGAGGTTGTTAACTGAAAGCATGTTTTGAACAAAACTGCAGCTAGGATACAGGTGTTTATGTTTTTCCATAGCATTATCTCCTGGTTGCCAGTTGTCCAATGTTAAGCCACAACTGAAGCAAGTAACTTTATCTTGCACACCAGTGTAATAAAACCCAGCCCGTGCAAGACTCCGTTCCGACACCGGCACGTTAATGGGGAAAGTAGAAAATGTTGACATTCTGTAGAGTTCACAGGATAAATCATActtcagttcatcacacagaGCACTCTGCTTCATGATGCCAGCCAAGAAAGGGCTATTTTCCATTATGTTCATAATGGACTACTTTGGGAAGAATGGGACAAGTCTTCCTCTGGGAGGTAGTTGTGTGCATTAAAGGCAATTCGGAACAACCCCTGCCTGTACAAAAGTAAgaacctgaaaatgaaatactttaatGTGCAACTTTGAATGTTTATGTGAAAAGAATTAGTCTTGTGATTAACAGCCTTTAAACATTCGGGAAGTTCTTGTACTTTAGTTTACACAACCACTTACAGTGCAAAAGCTGCCCCATCCCGTTTTGACAATTGAAGAAAGCACATCAAAAAGGACTTCCCCTTAAATTATATAGGCATCACATGCTTTCCTTGTACTGTGTATCTGGGAGTGCAGTATCAATTTGTCAGGCCAGTGGAGGTGTGATCCAGAGGGGAAAACCTCTAACAGGTTTATCAAAATCCCTTGTCAATAAAGAAACTAAAACAGGGGGCAACTAAAACATCATTTTTAACCAGAAACATAATGTTAAGTGATTTAAGAACTATTTCACCCTGGATAGCTGATAAATATGCAGCTTATACACATGTGAAGATTTTAGTTTGCAAACCTCATTAGGAGGCTGAAAATAATGGTTTAGCAAGCTCAAAAGgtgtatggggaaaaaaaagcctctgaaTTGACATTACTGATCTGTTATACTGCTACTCAGATttcccaaaaaacccctcaacttCTGCATATTGTTGTAAAGACTGCAGAAGTTTGTTTATACTCAACTTCACATATATCGAATGTTCAACTATGAGATAAACAAATTCTATACACTGTCTCTGACAAGGATGAACTGTCTTAATTAACAAGCCTGGAACAGCCCCAGGCTTTTCTGGCTATAACACTCTCAGCACAGACTGAACagagcattttggttttaaccTGGTGCCTTAGTTACAAGTATACAGTTATCAAATTTaacataaattaatttctttgggtTGGGACATTCTAATGCTTTATACTGTTGAATTAAGTTTTTTCTATATGCCATGTTTATAGCATAGAGAAGCAAACAAAGtcctcagattaaaaaaaaaattttgaagccTTAGTTTCTTTATTTGTGCACAGAACTACCTCCCAGAGTTCAGACTGAAGTCCCTTCTAAGGTGCCTACGCCTCCATATTGATACCGACTGTCCACAAGAAGAAACTGTAAATATCTATAGTTTCAATCATTTAATTCTTTCAGGTGGAACAAAACCTGTAAGGAAAAGAGGAGCATTTCAAAATATACACAGTGAGGTGCATGTAACATCTATATAAACAGATATAAATGTCTATATACAAAAATTGAAACTAAAACCTCAACATAAGCTTTTTTGTAATGTTAGCTAGAAAGTTTCAGGGAGTCAACTTTACATACTGTCACATGGAGTGGATTTTACACAATTTCCCTGTTACTGACACATATGCAAAACTGTTTAATCCACAAGCAGAACTGTTTTGGCAGATGGATGAATTGGGCTGCTTGATCACAAGTTGTACACCTAAAGGTAAGATCTTGGACTAAAAAAAGTTGCAGCCATTTAAATTGGTTTAAGCCTGCAGATTCTCAAACAATAAAGATTCAGTTTTATTACCCTGACTTAAATTAAGAGTGCTGGAATTTCTTATTTAGGTAAATTCCATGATACTTGAAGCGTAGGATATCAGCAAAACTGAACTTCACCAAAAATTTCAGGtaagaagtttttaaatatgtaatttcatatttattcacatatacatatatagcaGTCCACTCTGCAGTATCAGTTCCTAAAAAGTTCTTCCAGGAAAGATTCAGAACAGATATATTTGTCATGATGATACAGCCctagaaaaatcactttctggaaaacagcagaacagTTCCTGCTCATCTCGGTAACTCTTAGTAGATTTGTTCTTAATATGGTTGCACTATTACTACTACTAGGTTCTTAATCACTGAGGACATGAGCTACAAATGCCTTACACCATTCCACTCCTTTAACACAGATGGTAGGACTAAGCTATCAACATTCATGAACAATGCTAGTCCAGGAAGTTAAGCCAGTTTCAGTGTTGGAGAAAGTCAAATAGCTCAGAGTAAATGCTAGAAACATCAAACCAAGACCCTGTCAATCCTAAAACATTAGGATCACTTAAATCTGGGATCCTGTGGTCATTTTCTGCTGAACACTCTTCTTCTAATATTATCCTCCACTGTATTACTGAGTACCCTTGATTTCCAGTCACCCAACTGCTGAgtctcatgttttcttcttccgTTATCCTGCACCAATACTCAGAACTTACCCAAGCCCAAAGAAAGTACTGCAAACTCAAAACCTAGTTTAATATCCTTTTGCTCTTGTGTTATAAACCAGGCAAAACAAGTTTGCCTTCTAAGCACCCTTCGCTAAGTTTACAGATCTTGTGCACCGAAATCTGCCTGGCGGGGTCTGTGCGCGGCCGCACGCCCTCAGTCAGCCCCAGGCCCCCCCTTGCCGGGCCCCCGCGGTccgtcccctccccgcccccggcACAGCAGGGCCCCGCTCGCCGCTCATCCACCCTCGCGCTACCGCGACGGAGACCGCGGCCTGGGGCAGAGCCGGCCCCTCAGCCCGCCCCAGGTCTTCCCTGCCGCTGGCCAGCACCGCAAGGCCGGTGACAGGTGCGACCGCCTCCCCCGAACCGCCGCACCCCCAGCCAGGCGCAGAGACCCGACGCGGCCCACGCAGCAGTAGCGCCCTCCCAGCAGGGCCCCACCGGGCCGCGGCgcagcccgcccgcccgcccccccaTACTCACAGCCTCCGGTCGGACCCCGCGTAGCGGGCGGGCCTGATACGCGCCCCAGCCTATATGTAGTGCCTGgcaaggggcgggggggggggggggggggaagaggtgcCCTTGTCCGGCACCGCCCCTGCCCGGGAAACTCCGCAGGAGGCACCGCGCCGGGAAAGCCCCGGCGGCTGCCGGGCGCATGCGCGGTCTGACGGGGAGAGTAGGTGGGGTCTCCCTTTCcactctcccttccttccctcctgccgGGCAGGTCCGGGGTAAGCTGCTGGTCCGTGGGTTGTCGCTCCCGGTCTCTTCCCCAGCGAGCGCCTTCGTGTGGCGGCCGCCGGCAGGAGGAGCGTTGCCCTGGGCTGCCCGTGTCCCTCAGCCCCGGGGGCTCTGGCTAGCTGGCTCCTCCGTTCGGCTTCGCTGCCCTCTCGCTCGTTGCTGTACGCAGGCAGGCAGGCCCTGGCCCCGCCGGCGTCAGCAGGGACGTTAGGTACTTTCCTCCCGGCCGGGGAAACCCGCCAGCAGAGCGTGCTTCCCCGGCGGCCCGGCGCGGCCCAGGATGGGAATTTCCGTGCGGGGCTGGCAGGCGGCCCAGGTGGCCCTTGCTTCCCGCGCCGAGAAGGGGAACGGCCGGAGGA
This sequence is a window from Balearica regulorum gibbericeps isolate bBalReg1 chromosome 1, bBalReg1.pri, whole genome shotgun sequence. Protein-coding genes within it:
- the BIRC2 gene encoding baculoviral IAP repeat-containing protein 2, producing MNIMENSPFLAGIMKQSALCDELKYDLSCELYRMSTFSTFPINVPVSERSLARAGFYYTGVQDKVTCFSCGLTLDNWQPGDNAMEKHKHLYPSCSFVQNMLSVNNLGLSSCSAFSPLVANSLSPSLHSITLSPSLEQVGYFSGSFSSFPQDPITTRAVEDLSFLRPKLHNPSMSTEDARLRTFHSWPLTFLSPTDLAKAGLYYLGMADKVACFTCGGQLSNWEPKDNAISEHRRHFPNCPFVENLTRDQPSFNVSNVSMQTHEARVKTFINWPTRIPVQPEQLADAGFYYVGRNDDVKCFCCDGGLRCWESGDDPWIEHAKWFPRCEYLLRVKGGEFVSQIQARFPHLLEQLLSTSDTPVDENIDPPIIHFEPGESHSEDIIMMNTPVVKAALEMGFSRRLVKQTVQSKILATGENYKTVNDLVSDLLTAEDERREEEKERQFEEVASDDLSLIRKNRMALFQRLTCVLPILGSLLSAKVITELEHDVIKQKTQTPLQARELIDTVLVKGNEAASIFRNCLRDCDPVLYKDLFVEKNMKYVPTEDVSGLPMEEQLRRLQEERTCKVCMDKEVSIVFIPCGHLVVCKECAPSLRKCPICRGTIKGTVRTFLS